The Paenibacillus sp. 481 DNA window GCAGACTGCTGTTAGTAGAGTATAGAGGGCGACAGGTAGTTATTTATTCCACGATGTATGATACGGCACGTACTCCAGAGATGCTGGAAATGATGGACCGAGTGATGGAGAGTGTCACGTTTAAGAAATAGGGTTTGTATTTGAGCAGAAAAAGGGATGCAGCTATAGACTGGGTGGTATGTGCTAAAGCAAATCGATGGACGCATAAACGACGATGGTGTACCTACCGTTATAGAGCATATGAAATGCATTGAGCGATAGAGAATGAAATGATGAGTTACGAAAGAATGATACTATATGCCTCTTAAGATGAGTGTGAACTCGTTTGAGAGGCATTTTTGTTTAAATGAAAAGAAAGTGCATTGACGGATGAACTTAGCTTGATTTGTCATGTGTGCACCTATTTTTCATGTTCAGTCAATTGAAATTTAATAAATGGGTTGATCTGGTGGTTTGCTCGATATTTTGTTGTGGATAGATTGTAGGACTTTAGGGTAAACTATATAGTTAGTGTTTCTTATATTTATTTTTAAAAAGTTAGTGTGATTAGCGTAAAAGCTATTGCTAACTGTCGTAGATTGTAGAGTACACCTTTTATATAGAGAAAAGCTTGGTGGAAGCTGCTATAAAGCATTGTTACGGAGGATGAGGATGACTACGTTGAAACGAGAAGATATTGAATTGTTGGCGCCTGCGGGCGATTGGGATTGTATGCGTGCGGCGGTGGCGAACGGCGCGGATGCGATCTTTTTTGGAGTGGAAAAATTTAATGCACGTGCGCGTGCGAACAATTTCCGTATGGACGAGCTGCCAGAAATTATGGCGTTTTTGCATAGCTATGGTGTGAAAGGTTTTTTGACGTTTAATATTTTGGTGTTTGAGGATGAGTTGAAAGACGCGAAGCAACTTATCGACGCTTGTGTTGAGGCGGGTGTTGACGCTGTTATCGTTCAGGATTTGGGCTTGGTGAAGCTGATTCGTCAAATTTCGCCGGACTTCCCGATTCACGGTTCGACGCAGATGACGATTACGTCGCCTGAGGCGGTGGAGTTTACGAAGCCGTTTGATATGGAGCGGGTCGTGCTTGGGCGCGAGAACAATTTGAAGCAGATTAAAAAAATTGGTGAATTGGCGAAGCTGCCGATGGAAGTGTTCGTGCACGGCGCGTTGTGCGTATCGTACAGTGGTCAGTGTTTGACGTCTGAAATGTGGGGCGGCCGTTCGGCGAACCGTGGTGAGTGCGCGCAGGCGTGCCGTTTGCCATATGACATGATGGTCGATGGGGAGCATTTCCCGATGGGCGATGTGACGTATTTGTTGTCGCCGAAAGATTTGGCGGCGATTGAATTGGTGCCAGACTTGATTGAAGCGGGCGTGACATCGTTTAAAATTGAAGGACGTCTCAAGAGCCCGGAGTATGTAGCGAACGTTGTGAGCAAGTACCGTAAGGCGATTGATGATCATTTTGATGGTACGTGGACGGGACCTACGAAGGAAGATGTACGTGAGTTGCAGCAGAGCTTTTCGCGTGGATTTACGCATGGCTTCTTGAGTGGTACGAACAACAAGATGCTTGTGGACGGGACGTTCCCGAAGAGCCGTGGTGTTTATTTGGGCACGGTGCAGCAAGTGTTGCGTGATGGCGTGGTCTGTAAGATAGAGGCGCCGCTTAAACGTGGAGACGGGATTGGGTTCGATGCAGGTGATCCGACGCAAAAGGAAGAAGGCGGACGCATTTATGACTTGCGTCGTAAAGGTGTGAAGCTGGAAGGCGAAGCTGAGGAAGGCTGGATCGTTGATATTGTGCCTGGTCGTCAGGATGTCGACTTGCGCCGAGTGAAAGTTGGCGACCGTATCTGGAAGACGGGCGACCAAGCGCTTGAGAAGCGCATGCGTGCTACGTACGAGACGGAGAAGCCTTACCGAGTGTTCCCTGTCCATGTGCGTGTAGAAGGCCGTGTAGGCGAGCCTCTGCGCACGTGGTGGACAGATGTGCAAAAGGGTACTGAAGTGCAAGTAGACTCAGAGCTGGAACTGGAAGCGGCACAGAAGCGCCCGATGGACGCAGCACTGCTGGAAGAGCAGCTTGGCCGCTTGGGCGGCACGGTGTATCAGCTTGAGCAAATGGAAGTGAAATTAGAAGGCGACGTCATTGTGCCGATGCGCGAACTGAATGCAATTCGCCGTCGTGCGGTTGATTACTTGGCAGGAGAGCGTCCGAAGCCTCCTGTGTACGTACAACGTGACGTAGACGTGTACGGTGATGCTGCGCGTGAGCAGGAACGCACAGTGGTTCCGTTTGGCGGAGCGCAGCTTACAGCGCTGTGCCGTACGTTGGAGCAGGTGCAGGTTGCGGTGAAGACCGATGTGGCGTTAATTTACGCCGATTTCGAATTTATTAAGCAGTTCCCAGCAGCTATCGAGGCATGTCGTGCGGCTGGCAAGCCAATCGCGCTTGTAACACCGCGTATCCACATGCCGAACGAAAATGGCTACCACCGCAACATCCTGAAGTTGAAGCCGGATGCGGTGCTTGTGCGTAACACGGGCGCACTGCATTTTTATACGCAGGCGAAGGCGGAGTTTGAGGCGAAGCAGCAGGCAGAGGGCGGCGCGAACAATGGAGAGACGTTCCCAACACTGATTGGCGACTTCTCGCTGAATGTTGCGAACCATAAGGCAGTTGAGCTATTCGCAGATGCTGGGTTGCAACTCATCACACCGTCGTATGACTTGAACATTCAGCAAATGATCGATATGCTCGGTCGTTCAGATACGTCCAAACTCGAAATCGTTATTCATCAGCATTTGCCGATGTTCCATACTGAGCACTGTGTATACTGCACGTTCTTGAGCGAAGGAACGGACTTCACGAACTGCGGACGTCCATGCGAAGAGCGCAGCATATCGTTGCGTGACCGTATCGGCATGTCACACCCAGTCCGTGTGGACGAGGGCTGCCGTAACACGGTATACAACGCTGTTGAGCAGTCTGGCGCGGAATATTTGCCGAACTTCCTTGAGCACGGCGTAAGCTCATACCGCGTTGAGTTCTTGGAGGAGACGCCGGAGCAGGTGACAGAGGTCATCGACCTGTATGGCCGTGCACTTCGTGGGGAGATCAGCGGTACGCAAGTATGGCGCAAGTTGAAAGCAACGAACCAGCTTGGCGTTACGCGTGGGCAGTTGGTGAAGTAAGGATACGAAGTTACGTTTCAATAGCGTAGTTGAGCTATTTTTGGAGAGGTTCTCATTAGTGAGAGCCTCTTTTTTATAAGGATGCATGTGAGGTTCCAGATGCTGTATAATGGCTTTACTATCATAACTTGAACAGACAATATATTAGGGGCGGAAGGAGTCGGATATATATGAAAGTTCGTAAAGCGATTATCCCAGCAGCGGGCTTAGGGACAAGATTCCTTCCTGCAACGAAAGCTATGCCGAAAGAAATGCTTCCTATCGTAGACAAACCAACCATTCAATTTATTGTTGAAGAGGCCGTGGCTTCAGGAATTGAAGATATAATCATCGTCACAGGTAAAAACAAACGAGCGATTGAAGATCATTTTGATAACGTATTTGAATTGGAACACATACTTCGTGAAAAAGATAAATTCTCCTTACTTGAGCAAGTCCGTAAGTCATCGGAAATGGCTGACATTCATTACATTCGTCAAAAAGAGCCACGCGGTCTCGGTCACGCGATTTGGTGCGCACGTAAATTTATTGGGAATGAGCCGTTTGCCGTATTGCTCGGCGATGATATTGTGCAGGCGGACAAGCCTTGCTTACAGCAATTAATAGAGACATATGAAGAACACGAATCTTCTATTGTCGGCGTGCAGCCTGTACCTTGGGAGCATGTGTCTCGTTATGGTGTAGTTGCGGGGCAGGAGATTAACGACCGACTTATTCACGCGGAGCGATTAATTGAAAAGCCTAAGCTTGAAGAAGCACCTTCTAACTGGGCCATTATGGGACGCTATATTTTAACGCCACGCATATTTGAGATCTTGGAAAA harbors:
- a CDS encoding U32 family peptidase, yielding MRMTTLKREDIELLAPAGDWDCMRAAVANGADAIFFGVEKFNARARANNFRMDELPEIMAFLHSYGVKGFLTFNILVFEDELKDAKQLIDACVEAGVDAVIVQDLGLVKLIRQISPDFPIHGSTQMTITSPEAVEFTKPFDMERVVLGRENNLKQIKKIGELAKLPMEVFVHGALCVSYSGQCLTSEMWGGRSANRGECAQACRLPYDMMVDGEHFPMGDVTYLLSPKDLAAIELVPDLIEAGVTSFKIEGRLKSPEYVANVVSKYRKAIDDHFDGTWTGPTKEDVRELQQSFSRGFTHGFLSGTNNKMLVDGTFPKSRGVYLGTVQQVLRDGVVCKIEAPLKRGDGIGFDAGDPTQKEEGGRIYDLRRKGVKLEGEAEEGWIVDIVPGRQDVDLRRVKVGDRIWKTGDQALEKRMRATYETEKPYRVFPVHVRVEGRVGEPLRTWWTDVQKGTEVQVDSELELEAAQKRPMDAALLEEQLGRLGGTVYQLEQMEVKLEGDVIVPMRELNAIRRRAVDYLAGERPKPPVYVQRDVDVYGDAAREQERTVVPFGGAQLTALCRTLEQVQVAVKTDVALIYADFEFIKQFPAAIEACRAAGKPIALVTPRIHMPNENGYHRNILKLKPDAVLVRNTGALHFYTQAKAEFEAKQQAEGGANNGETFPTLIGDFSLNVANHKAVELFADAGLQLITPSYDLNIQQMIDMLGRSDTSKLEIVIHQHLPMFHTEHCVYCTFLSEGTDFTNCGRPCEERSISLRDRIGMSHPVRVDEGCRNTVYNAVEQSGAEYLPNFLEHGVSSYRVEFLEETPEQVTEVIDLYGRALRGEISGTQVWRKLKATNQLGVTRGQLVK
- the galU gene encoding UTP--glucose-1-phosphate uridylyltransferase GalU; translated protein: MKVRKAIIPAAGLGTRFLPATKAMPKEMLPIVDKPTIQFIVEEAVASGIEDIIIVTGKNKRAIEDHFDNVFELEHILREKDKFSLLEQVRKSSEMADIHYIRQKEPRGLGHAIWCARKFIGNEPFAVLLGDDIVQADKPCLQQLIETYEEHESSIVGVQPVPWEHVSRYGVVAGQEINDRLIHAERLIEKPKLEEAPSNWAIMGRYILTPRIFEILEKQEVGVNGEIQLTDAIARLGEKENVLAYHFEGQRHDVGEMIGFIETTIHYALQHSELREPLLHYMEQQLQQAHKKTARD